Proteins from one Triticum aestivum cultivar Chinese Spring chromosome 7A, IWGSC CS RefSeq v2.1, whole genome shotgun sequence genomic window:
- the LOC123151638 gene encoding late embryogenesis abundant protein 6-like gives MNLAKEKVKDAASAAKAKAKITQAKVAEKTEAATARSHDERELAHERGKAKVAAAEAELYQAKVTHREEAMEHRLHKRGHKHGGGH, from the coding sequence ATGAATCTCGCCAAGGAGAAGGTGAAGGACGCGGCAAGCGCGGCCAAGGCCAAGGCCAAGATCACGCAGGCCAAGGTAGCCGAGAAGACAGaagcggcgacggcgaggtcacACGACGAGCGTGAGCTGGCGCACGAGCGGGGCAAGGCCAAGGTCGCCGCCGCCGAGGCGGAGCTGTACCAGGCCAAGGTGACCCACCGCGAGGAGGCCATGGAGCACCGCCTTCACAAGCGCGGGCACAAGCACGGCGGCGGTCACTGA